A portion of the Citrobacter rodentium NBRC 105723 = DSM 16636 genome contains these proteins:
- a CDS encoding mandelate racemase family protein, whose translation MKIESVNVTVFQYPTRRVADSAGHSHPGPENLAKMAMLTITADDGSQGYSFAPPEVVRPFVVNTFFRKVMTGQDPFNRERIWQDLVHWQRGSAHQLTERALSFVEQALWDLIGRKLNMPVYKLLGGYRDKVPAYGSTMCGDDLPGGLSTPEEYAAFAEKLVARGYKAIKLHTWMPPVSFAPNPKMDVKACAAVREAVGPDIELMIDGYHWYSRTDALYIGKELEKLNFAWFEEPMEEESMASYAWLAANLSIPVIGPESLGGKHHSRADWVKAGACDILRAGANGVGGISPTLKVANLAESFGMDCEVHGNGAASLAVIGAIKNCRWYERGLLHPFLDYDEPAAYLNRIVDPMDADGFVHLPQRPGLGEDINFAYIEAHTVSHD comes from the coding sequence ATGAAAATAGAATCTGTCAACGTTACCGTTTTCCAGTATCCAACGCGTCGGGTCGCCGACAGCGCCGGACATTCCCATCCCGGTCCCGAAAATCTGGCGAAAATGGCCATGCTCACCATTACCGCTGACGACGGCAGCCAGGGATATTCCTTCGCGCCGCCGGAAGTGGTGCGCCCGTTCGTGGTGAACACCTTTTTCCGCAAAGTGATGACGGGGCAGGACCCGTTCAACCGCGAACGCATCTGGCAGGATCTGGTTCACTGGCAGCGGGGCAGCGCCCATCAGCTCACCGAACGGGCGCTGTCGTTTGTTGAGCAGGCGCTGTGGGATCTGATTGGCCGCAAGCTCAATATGCCGGTGTATAAGCTGCTCGGCGGCTATCGCGACAAGGTGCCGGCGTACGGCAGCACGATGTGCGGCGACGATCTACCCGGTGGGCTTTCAACGCCGGAGGAGTATGCGGCCTTTGCCGAAAAGCTGGTCGCGCGCGGCTATAAGGCGATCAAGCTGCATACCTGGATGCCGCCGGTGTCTTTCGCGCCGAACCCGAAAATGGACGTTAAAGCCTGCGCTGCGGTGCGTGAAGCGGTGGGGCCGGATATTGAGCTAATGATTGACGGCTATCACTGGTACAGCCGTACCGATGCGCTGTACATCGGCAAGGAATTAGAGAAGCTGAACTTCGCCTGGTTTGAGGAGCCGATGGAGGAGGAGAGCATGGCCTCCTACGCCTGGCTGGCGGCAAATCTCTCCATTCCGGTTATCGGTCCGGAAAGTCTGGGCGGTAAGCACCACAGCCGCGCCGACTGGGTGAAGGCGGGCGCCTGCGACATTCTGCGCGCCGGGGCTAACGGCGTGGGCGGTATTTCGCCGACGCTGAAGGTGGCGAATCTGGCGGAGTCGTTCGGTATGGATTGCGAAGTTCACGGTAACGGCGCGGCAAGCCTTGCGGTCATCGGCGCGATCAAAAACTGCCGCTGGTACGAACGCGGGCTGTTGCATCCGTTCCTCGACTACGATGAACCGGCCGCTTATCTCAACCGCATCGTGGATCCGATGGACGCCGACGGCTTTGTCCATCTGCCGCAGCGCCCGGGTCTCGGTGAGGACATTAATTTTGCCTATATCGAAGCCCATACCGTCAGCCATGACTGA
- a CDS encoding ABC transporter substrate-binding protein, giving the protein MKRTPFLGACLLTLAMMMGSGTTMARTPPDQLIIGMNMNNLLTLDPAAMTGNEVVGIVVNLYDSLVELDPSQLTHVKPALAKSWDISPDGATLTFHLRDDVKFHSGNPLTAHDVVWSMRRILHLNLAQASVWKSYGFSRQNIDRQIAALDDHTVQLTLPKANDPQLVIYSLGALGNLGVLDSKTVTQHAVNSDWGNRWLTTNEAGSGPFMLETWQAKDILRMKRNPHYWRGEAKMSRVVLRHFQESQTLRLMIARGDLDIASNMAVSDINALRSDPALTVDAVQRGTVYYVAMSMKEPHFANPKVREAVRYLIDYQGINKALMPGYGVLHQRPIKAGMPATLADPGYRLDIPRAKKLLAEAGYPDGFDTTLRALADQPFQNIAIAVQSTLMQAGINAKIITGTGNQIYGAMRERKFDMLVGRGGSGMEPHPHSSLRALVYNPDNSDEARLTNFQGWRTGFYDQQLNEMIDQALLERDAQKQIAAYQAIQTRYDRLIPALIPLSQMVDSVVVRKVVRNYQPHPSATTFLREVYKTGGEQ; this is encoded by the coding sequence ATGAAACGAACTCCTTTTCTGGGCGCGTGTTTACTCACGCTTGCCATGATGATGGGGAGCGGGACGACGATGGCCAGAACGCCGCCCGATCAGCTCATCATCGGTATGAATATGAACAACCTGCTGACCCTCGACCCGGCGGCGATGACCGGTAACGAAGTGGTCGGCATCGTGGTCAATCTGTATGACTCATTGGTGGAGCTGGACCCCAGCCAGTTGACCCATGTTAAACCAGCGCTGGCGAAATCCTGGGATATCAGCCCGGACGGCGCAACCCTGACCTTCCATTTGCGCGACGACGTGAAATTTCACTCCGGCAATCCGCTCACCGCGCATGATGTCGTCTGGTCGATGCGGCGCATTCTGCACCTCAATCTGGCGCAGGCGTCGGTATGGAAATCCTATGGTTTCAGCAGGCAGAATATCGATCGACAGATCGCCGCGCTGGATGACCACACCGTGCAACTGACGCTGCCCAAAGCCAACGATCCGCAACTGGTGATTTATTCGCTGGGCGCGCTCGGCAATCTCGGCGTGCTGGACAGTAAAACCGTAACGCAACATGCGGTAAACAGTGACTGGGGTAACCGTTGGCTGACCACCAACGAAGCCGGTTCCGGCCCTTTCATGCTGGAAACCTGGCAGGCGAAAGACATTCTACGGATGAAGCGCAACCCGCACTACTGGCGCGGTGAAGCGAAAATGAGCCGGGTGGTGCTGCGCCATTTTCAGGAGTCGCAAACCCTGCGCCTGATGATTGCCAGGGGCGATCTGGATATCGCCAGCAATATGGCGGTATCGGATATCAACGCGCTGCGCAGCGATCCGGCGTTGACGGTGGACGCGGTCCAGCGCGGTACCGTCTACTACGTGGCGATGAGCATGAAGGAGCCGCATTTCGCCAACCCGAAAGTGCGGGAAGCGGTGCGCTATCTGATTGACTATCAGGGGATCAATAAGGCGTTGATGCCGGGCTACGGCGTGCTGCATCAGCGTCCCATCAAAGCCGGTATGCCCGCCACGCTGGCGGATCCGGGCTACCGCCTCGATATTCCCCGCGCCAAAAAGCTGCTGGCGGAGGCGGGCTATCCGGACGGGTTCGATACCACGCTGCGGGCGCTGGCCGACCAGCCATTCCAGAATATCGCCATCGCCGTGCAGTCGACGCTGATGCAGGCGGGGATCAACGCCAAAATTATCACCGGCACCGGTAATCAGATCTACGGCGCGATGCGCGAACGGAAGTTCGACATGCTGGTCGGGCGCGGCGGCAGCGGCATGGAGCCGCATCCGCACTCCAGCCTGCGGGCGCTGGTTTATAACCCGGACAATAGCGATGAGGCGCGGCTGACCAATTTTCAGGGCTGGCGCACCGGTTTCTACGACCAACAGCTTAACGAGATGATTGATCAGGCGCTGCTGGAGCGCGATGCGCAAAAACAGATCGCCGCGTATCAGGCGATTCAGACCCGCTACGACCGGTTGATCCCGGCGCTGATCCCGCTGTCGCAAATGGTGGATTCAGTGGTGGTGCGCAAAGTGGTGCGGAACTATCAGCCGCATCCGTCGGCGACCACTTTTCTGCGTGAGGTCTACAAAACCGGAGGTGAACAATGA
- a CDS encoding ABC transporter permease — MSGTILAPGSRGRRVASRFIQVAITLFGLLLLTFFIGRVMPIDPVLAIVGPDADQSTYQQVYQQLGFDKSLAAQFAIYLGNLLHGDLGNALLTGKPVIDDIIRVFPATIELATMAIIVGAGLGIPLGVLAAARRNSVADYMVRIISLAGYSTPIFWVGMMGLLVFYAWLNWVGGAGRLDLGLDGLVPRRTGLLTIDALLAGNAAVFCNALNHLVLPASLLGFHSLAYISRMTRSFMLAQLSQEFIITARVKGLSERQVIWNHAFRNILVQLLTVVALAYGSLLEGAVLIETVFSWPGFGSYLTGSLLLGDMNAVMGCVLLVGIIFVMLNLLSDMLYQLFDPRTTS, encoded by the coding sequence ATGAGCGGTACGATACTTGCTCCGGGTAGCCGCGGCCGTCGCGTTGCCAGTCGGTTTATTCAGGTGGCGATAACCCTGTTCGGCCTGCTGCTGTTGACCTTTTTTATTGGCCGGGTGATGCCGATCGATCCGGTGCTGGCGATTGTCGGCCCCGACGCCGATCAGAGCACTTACCAGCAGGTCTATCAGCAGCTGGGCTTTGATAAATCGCTGGCGGCGCAGTTTGCCATCTACCTCGGCAATCTGCTGCACGGCGATCTCGGCAATGCGCTACTGACCGGCAAACCGGTGATCGACGATATTATTCGCGTCTTTCCGGCGACCATCGAGCTGGCGACGATGGCGATAATCGTCGGCGCCGGGCTGGGTATTCCGTTGGGCGTGCTGGCCGCGGCGCGGCGCAACAGCGTCGCCGATTACATGGTACGCATCATCAGCCTCGCCGGTTACTCAACGCCGATTTTCTGGGTCGGGATGATGGGGCTGCTGGTGTTCTATGCCTGGCTGAACTGGGTCGGCGGCGCCGGGCGGCTGGATCTCGGGCTGGACGGGCTGGTGCCGCGGCGTACCGGTTTACTCACCATCGACGCGCTACTGGCCGGGAATGCAGCGGTGTTTTGTAATGCGCTCAACCATCTGGTGCTGCCCGCGTCGCTGCTCGGCTTCCATTCGCTGGCTTATATCAGCCGGATGACCCGCAGCTTTATGCTGGCGCAGCTGTCGCAGGAGTTCATTATTACCGCCCGCGTTAAAGGGCTGAGCGAACGGCAGGTGATCTGGAACCACGCCTTTCGCAATATTCTCGTGCAACTGCTGACGGTGGTGGCGCTGGCCTACGGTTCGCTGCTGGAAGGGGCGGTACTGATTGAAACCGTCTTCTCCTGGCCCGGCTTTGGCTCCTATCTCACCGGCAGTCTGCTGCTTGGCGATATGAACGCGGTCATGGGCTGCGTGCTGTTAGTCGGCATCATTTTCGTGATGCTTAATCTGCTCTCCGACATGCTCTATCAACTGTTTGATCCGAGGACTACATCATGA
- a CDS encoding ABC transporter permease — translation MTVSLGTLPGDRERRGRIKRALQRAGGFVGKMARNPLTAIGGGIIVLLLAVAIFAPLIAPYNPLVQDLNSALVAPNAQHWFGTDEFGRDIFSRLVYGARITLYIVLLVSVTVGPLGLLLGVSAGYFGGRVDMVLMRVTDIFISFPGLVLALAFVAALGPGLEHVVIAITLTAWPPIARLARAETLSLRQADFISAVRLQGASPLRILWRHIVPLCLPSVIIRITMNMAGIILTAAGLGFLGLGAQPPEPEWGAMISSGRTYMMECWWVVTIPGLAILINSLAFNFLGDGLRDILDPRSE, via the coding sequence ATGACCGTTTCTCTGGGTACGCTGCCCGGCGACCGCGAAAGGCGGGGGCGGATTAAACGCGCGCTGCAACGCGCAGGCGGATTTGTGGGCAAAATGGCGCGCAATCCGCTGACGGCGATCGGCGGCGGAATTATCGTCCTGCTGCTGGCGGTGGCGATTTTCGCGCCGCTTATCGCGCCCTATAACCCGCTGGTGCAGGATCTGAACAGCGCGCTGGTCGCGCCGAACGCGCAGCACTGGTTTGGCACCGACGAGTTTGGCCGCGATATTTTCAGTCGTCTGGTTTACGGCGCGCGCATCACGCTGTACATCGTGCTGCTGGTGTCGGTGACCGTGGGGCCGCTGGGGCTACTGCTGGGCGTGAGCGCAGGCTATTTTGGCGGCAGGGTCGATATGGTGCTGATGCGCGTCACCGACATCTTTATCTCCTTTCCGGGGCTGGTGCTGGCGCTGGCGTTCGTCGCCGCCCTTGGGCCGGGGCTTGAGCACGTGGTTATCGCCATTACGCTTACCGCCTGGCCGCCCATCGCCCGTCTGGCGCGGGCGGAGACGCTCTCGCTGCGCCAGGCCGATTTTATCTCCGCCGTGCGGCTGCAGGGAGCCTCGCCGCTGCGCATACTGTGGCGGCATATCGTGCCGCTGTGCCTGCCGTCGGTCATTATCCGTATCACCATGAATATGGCGGGGATCATTCTGACCGCCGCCGGACTGGGCTTTCTCGGGCTGGGCGCTCAGCCGCCGGAGCCGGAGTGGGGGGCGATGATCTCCAGCGGGCGCACTTACATGATGGAGTGCTGGTGGGTGGTGACTATTCCGGGGCTGGCGATTCTGATCAACAGCCTGGCGTTCAACTTCTTAGGAGATGGCTTACGTGACATCCTCGATCCTCGCAGCGAATAA
- a CDS encoding ABC transporter ATP-binding protein, whose amino-acid sequence MTSSILAANNAPLLDVRNLHVDFINGGAVTHAVRGVSFQLGREKLAIVGESGSGKSTVGRALLHLHPKKTRITADKMQFADVDLLNVNEAQMRQIRGKRISMIMQDPKYSLNPVICVGDQIAEAWLTHHPGRKAEAKAKTLEMLEVVRIRQPERVYQLYPHEISGGQGQRVMIAMMLITDPELVIADEPTSALDVSVRLQVLGLLDDLVQSRGLGLIFISHDINLVRSFCDRVLVMYAGRVVESVAAADLHHARHPYTRGLIGALPDIHHRRPVLPVLQRQASWLSE is encoded by the coding sequence GTGACATCCTCGATCCTCGCAGCGAATAATGCGCCGCTGCTTGACGTGCGTAATCTGCACGTCGACTTTATCAACGGCGGCGCGGTGACCCACGCGGTGCGCGGCGTCTCCTTTCAGCTTGGCCGGGAAAAGCTGGCGATAGTGGGCGAATCCGGCTCCGGTAAATCGACGGTCGGGCGCGCGCTGCTGCACCTGCATCCGAAAAAGACCCGCATTACCGCAGACAAAATGCAGTTTGCCGATGTGGATCTGCTCAATGTGAACGAAGCGCAGATGCGGCAGATCCGCGGGAAGCGTATTTCGATGATCATGCAGGACCCGAAATACTCCCTCAATCCGGTGATTTGCGTGGGCGATCAGATTGCGGAAGCGTGGCTTACGCACCATCCGGGGCGCAAAGCGGAAGCGAAGGCGAAAACGCTGGAGATGCTGGAGGTGGTGCGCATTCGCCAGCCGGAGCGGGTTTATCAGCTTTATCCGCACGAAATTTCCGGCGGACAGGGGCAGCGCGTCATGATCGCCATGATGCTGATCACCGACCCGGAGCTGGTGATTGCCGACGAACCGACTTCGGCGCTGGACGTCTCGGTGCGTTTGCAGGTGCTGGGGCTGCTGGACGATCTGGTGCAATCGCGCGGGCTGGGGCTGATTTTTATCAGCCACGACATCAACCTGGTGCGCAGCTTCTGCGACCGGGTGCTGGTGATGTACGCCGGGCGCGTGGTGGAGTCTGTCGCCGCAGCCGATCTTCATCATGCCCGGCACCCTTATACCCGGGGGCTGATCGGCGCGCTGCCGGATATCCACCATCGCCGCCCGGTTTTGCCGGTGCTGCAACGTCAGGCAAGCTGGCTCAGCGAATAA
- a CDS encoding ABC transporter ATP-binding protein — MIDVKNLNLAFGAGEKRNQVLYDVTFHVQPGEIYGLVGESGSGKTTVLKCLAGLFTHWQGALTIDGSALEHRIGRERCRRVQMVFQDPYGSLHPRHTIGDILEEPLLIHGIADRDRRVNGLLDKVGLNRAFRERYPHQLSGGQRQRVAIARALILQPQVLLLDEPTSALDVSVQAEILNLLAELQQEAKLTYLMVTHDLGVIAHLCQKVAVMQHGKILETLTTDALVNGEAQSDYTRMLIDGSQRYSRDMAREVAAW, encoded by the coding sequence ATGATCGACGTAAAAAACCTGAATCTGGCCTTTGGCGCGGGTGAAAAGCGCAATCAGGTGCTGTATGACGTGACCTTTCACGTGCAGCCTGGGGAGATTTACGGACTGGTGGGCGAGTCCGGCTCCGGTAAAACGACGGTGCTGAAGTGTCTGGCGGGGCTGTTTACCCACTGGCAGGGGGCGTTGACGATCGATGGCAGCGCGCTGGAACACCGGATCGGCCGCGAGCGCTGTCGACGGGTGCAGATGGTCTTTCAGGACCCGTATGGTTCGCTGCATCCGCGTCATACCATCGGCGATATTCTTGAAGAACCGCTGCTGATCCACGGCATTGCCGATCGCGATCGGCGAGTGAACGGCCTGCTGGATAAGGTGGGGCTGAACCGGGCGTTTCGTGAACGCTATCCGCATCAGCTCTCCGGTGGTCAGCGTCAGCGTGTGGCCATCGCCAGGGCGCTGATTCTGCAACCACAGGTGCTGCTGCTTGATGAGCCAACGTCTGCGCTGGACGTGTCGGTACAGGCGGAGATCCTTAACCTGCTGGCGGAACTCCAACAGGAGGCAAAGCTGACCTATCTGATGGTGACCCATGACCTCGGCGTGATCGCCCATCTCTGCCAGAAGGTCGCGGTGATGCAGCATGGGAAAATCCTCGAAACGTTGACCACCGACGCGCTGGTTAACGGTGAGGCACAGAGCGACTACACCCGAATGTTGATCGACGGCAGCCAGCGATACTCACGCGACATGGCGCGGGAGGTGGCGGCCTGGTGA
- the yegS gene encoding lipid kinase YegS — MAHFPASLLILNGKSADNPTLREAIGLLRDEGVEIHVRVTWEKGDAQRYVEEARRLGVETVIAGGGDGTINEVSTALIHCEGNEIPAMGILPLGTANDFATSAGIPEALDKALKLAIAGNAIAIDMVKVNDETCFINMATGGFGTRITTETPEKLKAALGGVSYIIHGLMRMDTLKPDRCEIRGENFHWQGDALVIGIGNGRQAGGGQQLCPDALINDGLLQLRIFTGEEILPALFSTLKPQEENPNIIDGASSWFEIRAPHDITFNLDGEPLSGQAFHIKILPGALRCRLPPDCPLLR; from the coding sequence ATGGCTCATTTTCCCGCCAGCTTACTGATTCTGAATGGTAAAAGTGCTGATAATCCAACGCTTCGCGAAGCGATTGGGCTACTTCGCGACGAAGGCGTGGAAATACACGTGCGCGTAACCTGGGAAAAAGGCGACGCTCAGCGCTATGTTGAAGAAGCCCGCCGTCTGGGCGTGGAAACGGTCATCGCCGGTGGCGGCGACGGGACAATCAATGAAGTCTCGACGGCACTGATTCATTGCGAAGGCAATGAAATCCCGGCGATGGGCATTCTGCCGCTCGGCACGGCCAATGATTTCGCCACCAGCGCGGGTATCCCCGAGGCGCTGGATAAAGCGCTGAAACTGGCGATTGCCGGTAACGCCATCGCCATAGATATGGTGAAAGTGAACGACGAAACCTGCTTCATCAACATGGCCACCGGCGGTTTCGGTACGCGGATCACCACCGAAACGCCGGAAAAGCTCAAGGCGGCGCTAGGGGGCGTGTCGTATATCATTCATGGTCTGATGCGCATGGATACCCTGAAACCCGACCGCTGTGAAATCCGCGGCGAGAATTTTCACTGGCAGGGCGACGCGCTGGTGATCGGCATCGGCAACGGTCGTCAGGCGGGCGGCGGGCAGCAGCTCTGCCCTGACGCGTTGATCAATGACGGTCTGCTGCAACTGCGGATTTTTACCGGCGAAGAGATCCTGCCTGCGCTGTTTTCCACCCTGAAGCCGCAGGAAGAAAACCCGAATATTATTGATGGCGCCTCATCCTGGTTTGAGATCCGCGCCCCTCATGACATCACTTTTAATCTGGACGGCGAACCGCTGAGCGGGCAGGCGTTTCATATTAAAATCCTTCCCGGCGCGCTACGCTGTCGGCTGCCGCCGGATTGTCCGCTGTTGCGTTAA